The segment tacatttacatgacagcCAGGACATTTGTACTTGTCTGTAAGAATAGCTTGAGGGTAAAGTCACGTTAAGAATTTTAATAGGTTTTTACTATCTACATTATACATATACTTTTTACTTATCTGTCTACATTGTAGCGTTGCTATTACTGTGTAAGTAAAAAACTCAGTACATCTCCCACAGCTTTTCTTCACTTGGATTATGTGCCTCCCTGCAGCCGGTAGTATCAGCAGCACAGCATGTGGTCTGGTTATCGTGATGAAGCAGCACCGAAGAACAGCAAGAGATTTCCACTAGTATTATCTGTCAGAGCTGAGAAGGTCAAAGGTGCATGAGGCACGTTGAGGCAGTGCTCTGTGCTGGGAAATCTTTATTAGTATTCAGCAAACAAATGTCAGCGTAACATCTGGTATCTGCATCTGCATTTGCTGCCCTCATGGTACATGTAAGGTGTATTGATgaatgttgcattgtgggattgAAGtcgttgtttgtgtgtcacagaaCTTGGGCTGCGACTACGTGATCGAGTCCGGCGCTGTAGAGGACCGCTGTGGGGTTTGTCATGGCAATGGCTCGACCTGTACCACTGTGAAGAAGACGTTTGAGGAGAGTGAAGGACTCGGTACGTTCCTCATGTGTATGAGCCTCTTataggggcggctgtggctgaggggtagagtggtcgtcctccaacctgaaggtcgccggttcgatccccagtctgacccatatgcatgccgaagtgtccttgggcaagatgctgaaccctgaatcgcccccccatagaataacaaagtgctgggatagttgcactgtatgaatgtgtgtgtgaaagggtgaatgtaaaaactgtactgtaaactgtactgtcatcatcagactagaaaagcgctatataaataaaaatacaaatacaaatccattatACTGAAGATGTTGACAAGttacagcaggaaatgtcttaaTGATAAAATAACTAATGGTCCAATACTATCTAtactcttctcatctcatcatataccaacccactgtccatccctttactggctatactagccccatgcacagacttttaccttttaccacttacatattcttatatatttatatttatatatattttgttgtttttatatatatatatatctttttgaactttccactccagcagcacaagaacattttcatactagccactgacacaatcacatcattgcattctgtaccatagggtcagacccattcatgtacctgtatctgcaatgttctacctatgtatatgtgttttatgtatgtatgtcggttaagtgtataagctactggatgacctaGATTTCAcacaggattaataaagtatccatctatctatctatctatctatctaatactATCTATGAATGATAAATGAGGCTACCTTCtgtttaaattatattaaatgtaatgtcCTTCAGGCTATGTGGATATCGGACTGATCCCAGAGGGAGCCTGGGACATCCGGATCGAGGAGGTGGCTGAGGCTGGTAATTTCCTGGCGCTACGAAGCGACAACCCAAACAAGTACTTTCTGAACGGCGGCTGGACGATCCAGTGGAACGGCGAGTACAAGGCAGCGGGGACGGTTTTCACTTATGTGAGGACGGGACACCTGGAGAACCTGACGTCCCCCGGGCCCACCATGGAGTCACTGTGGATTCAGGCAGGCGGAACACCTTCACCCTTATGTTTCCAGTTTGTCTTGTTCCTTTGTGTCGAGTATAGTTTCCATGCAGTTAGCATTAAAGCTGAAGAATAACCTTACAACACTGCACATTATAACTTTACTTCACACTTTGCCTTTCTACAGTACCTCTGCATGAGATCCTCTTAGTTGTAgattgtatttaaagatggaggacgaAAATTCTCCctgaaaatgaagccaaaaggTGTTTAGATTGTCCAGTTTTGgccactgtaaaaaacatggaggCCTCTGTAGAGtggacccactcctgatgtaaatattaagtatttaaatataaagtaaaaccacaatttgtacaattaagatgaaacacactagtgaaaacatctctgagatcattttatattaaatttctgccaatagatccctttcatctaaatcctacacactgaacctttaaggtggAAATGTATTGTTAATTCCTGATTTAGTTCCTgaggatattttatttttgtgtgtatttttacagtatttgtgagatgttgtttttgttgtgctcCAGCTTCTCTTTCAGGAGACCAACCCAGGAATCCGGTACGAGTACACACTCAGTCAAAATGCCTCACAGGACAACGACCCAGTTTTCTACTGGAAACATGGTTCATGGACCGAGTGCAGTGTCACCTGTGGAACAGGTAAGAGATATAACCCACCTCAGGTTAGGCCATGAATAGTTTggtaaataaacaaaccattggggaggaagagagaggctgGTAAATCCTTCAGTTCTCTTTCACTAGTTTTTAATGAAGGTCTAGATATGAACTATACTGGCACTACTTCAATTTGTGACTGAAATCTCATAATTACGCTAGTCCAAGCCAAACTCAAGACTTTTCTAATTCCAACTCAGTATTTAGCTTTTCAGTTTGTACGCTCGGTACAACTCCTGAGactgagagcccccccccccccccccccccctcccgaaaAAGGTGCTGCTCAGTCTCATCTCCTCAGTCTGTTCCATGCCCGTCTGGATCAACATGTCTGACAACTAGAACTTTACTTTCCTGTGCTTTGGTCCATTTGCCTCATTGACTTTACCGAGTCCTCTCGCTTCTCCTGCTGCCAAACCCACTAATCATGGTTAGAAAAGTACAGAAGCACCAAGTCGCCCTCCTCGACTCCTGCTCTCCGAGTCAATCTCCTCGATCTACCCACGGAGCCCTTAGCTGGTGCGGGGCCGACCTGCGCTGTATAATTTGGTTTTGTGCACATTCCCCTGTTCCCTCTCAATCAGCACAGActgcacaacaaacacatcGTACACATCGAACCCAGACAAGAGACGCCCATGCAGAACGTTTCAGACGATTGGATTTTAAAACAGCGGCTCCGTGTAATGATTTCGAAAATATAGTGAAAGCACCTCTGAGCAGAAAAGAGGCTAAAGATTGAAGCAGCATCACAAAACctataaataaacaattataCGACATCTATCTATATTACTTTACCATACACAATATCTATATATCTGTTTACTGAAATCCAGACGtataaatctgtatttttataaATCTCTTCTAAGCTCTTGATCAAGTCATCACTCTTTCAGCTGTCCCTGGCTGTGTGGTTGTGATTTCAATTAGAGGCTTTACAGTGTGACTGaaaggaacaaacacacagtcggCTCTTCCAGATGGAAGAATATAGGACTTGAAAGCATGTCACATGTGGCTGAACCGAATGGTTCTGTCCCTGCTAACTGAATGTTACAGcctcaaaatatataaaataacggTGGAAATACTCAACCATGGCACTGCTTGTTTAACTCAAATTATTTCCTACGTTCTATCGAAGGCACGAGGGGTGAACAggtttaaaaactttaaaagacAGAATAATGTAACGTGTGTTAATGACGTGTGAACAGGCCATTGTTGCCCCCAagtcttacatttttttttatccttttaatTACATCATGTAGCATTAAACCAACTAAAGGTTTTggatttgtttctctcttttcagtttTCACTTCTATCTCAGTACTAAGGATAgacatctgtgtttgttggtgGAAAaagatatctgtgtgtgtgtgtgtgtgggaatatTCTGGTGGGTTTTATAAACATTTCTTAAAGGTTTATCTGGTCTTTGGGGTCCAGAGCTGGATGCAGGTCTGGAGATGAGATGTTTCTCTGTAAAAGCCATTTGAGCAGCAGCACCTGTTGTTTCCATCGCAGCGCTGCAGAGTCTTTTCTAATGAGGGATCAATGCAGCAGAGGCGCCTGGGCCTTGAATAGTTGCTCTACTGACCATTTAACCCAGTACAAGATAGTACCCGAACAGAGAAGTGCAATTTGAGCAATGTACTTCTTTTACAAAGAAAATCCTAGATGTCCTACTCCACTAACTCTCATGTTATAGAGAACATCAGGAGACAAAGCTCccccacatttaaaatgtattagacCACATTATCCGCTGTGCCAGATGTCTGAGCACGATGTGTTCAAGTGTAGTGGGAAAAAGGCCACGCAATCAACAAGGATTTCAGTGTTTCGATCGTTCTCATCCGGCCTCCTTCCGGCCTTCAATCCAGCTGTGGGAGGTGGAGGGTGCAGGTGGAGGTAAGCCATCAGCACTGTGGTCCTCAATTGGCCCTGATCAGTGGGCACGCAGAGGTGAGAGGTGTCTCATGCTCTGATGGGGGGGGGATCTCCTCAGGAGGACGGGACTAGTGATGCACAGATGTGTAGCTGAGATGAATCTACCACAGCCTCAGATATCATTTCCTTTgatgtgttgctttgtgtaaaGCTGAAGGAAATAGAGCTTGACCGGTGCAGTGATAAATGTAACTGATATAGATTTATTGGtcaatatataattaaaatttgCAATATTTCCTTAGATATCTTCATCATGCCATCTGACAAAAATGTACTTTTGATATTTTACTGTTTAACCATAATTTTAAAATAACtacataaaataataaacaaatacaacccTTATATATAAATCTTGAACTAAgaggatatgttttttttacaaaaaatataaaaataaatacagaagtaTTCATATCAGCAAATAAACGTTGTTTTACTTGTCTGTATTAAAGTATAGATAGTAACTCGCTGAGGAAGGAAAACATTTGTATTGGTTATTAGTTAGTTGTGCTACTGTTTCATCATTACAACTCATAAAATGTGGATTTATTGGactcattcattttatttaccgCGAGAATTATTGTTTTAATCTGTGTCTCAGTGGTGATTGCTTTTGTATCCTGGTTTATGAAGTAGAAATGTGTTGCTGTGTCGTCCGTCATgttatctctctttctttcttaatCACACACCAGTGGTGTTTCCTGAGTTTTTTAAAAATTGTTctgttctctcctccctctggtgCTTCAGGTGTTCACGGGCAGATTGTTCACTGTGTGGAGAAGAGAACTGGGATCGTGGAGGAGCAGTTCTGTGACCCCTCAACCCGACCTGACGATAACCGAACCAGCTGTAACAAGGAGCTGTGTCCAGCCATGTGAGTAGACGCTAGTTTTTTGCAGTGGCCATGGAAGCTAATTATCCAAGACCCTGAGGTAACAGCAGAAAAATATGCTATTTTAATTATTAGTCCATTTAATTTAACAACCAGAGGAGGAAGTCACCTTCATGGTCGGTTTAATCTAAATTCTTCATATAATTAATAAAGCtgttcagggttagggttagccttTTAATATCACTCTCATCGTCGTCATCCGCTTATTAATATGTTGACAGTTATCATTTTTGAATCAAAGGCTCGATAACATTCATCTATTGATCTGTGCTACACATTTAAGGCCTATAAATATAACTATAAAAAAACAAGCTCAGGTTCCAGtgagatttattttgaaactaaCTTTTTGATTACAGCTTTGATCTCTTTGATCTGTCCGCATGTCCAAAATACAACGAAACAGATATTCTCCAGTTCCCCTGCGTTCTGTCCATCTGTCGGTTCTTATCTGTCATTGTTTAATTTCACCCCTTCATCCTGGACTTGTTTACACCTCCACACTCCGACAGCGAGGCCTGTACTTACAAACGAATCACGGTTGTTTTGAACGGGTGGAAAGAGATTTCTTCCCATCAAACGTGACAGGTGTAAAGTGTCAGTGCCGGCGTGCTGCTGCACCGACATCAAAGCATCAGCGCTCTTCAGACGTCTCCACTCCCACACGTTCGATTCCAGCCGAGTGCAGCGGCAGCTTGTTAACGTGCGGGCGTGATGGCTCCTCTCAGACACGTCAAGGTGTCACGTCCGTCTCTGCAGATGAGAAGTGAAAGAACATTCTGTGTCTTTCCTTCTTTTTACTGTGATGTAAGatatgcattttattttcttacattttcagTGTTTGTCGTGATCCGTCAAACCCACGAGGAAATCCAGTTCAATCCAGTTTGCTGATGAGCATTCATTAACGGTCAtctgtgaacagcaggagctatagtgtttgttttgattagaGGGTTTTTATATTCACGCTGTTAGAAAATCAGCAGTATAATTATTTGTGTTGAATTGTCTCGGGGCTCTTATGAATACATTTTCCCTGTAGCGGGGATGAAGGACAACAACTGTGGATAATTAGCTATGGAGCAGCTGTAAAATGACCTCAGCACATGCTGCTAACAAATGTGATTtctggtttattttttataacgCTGAGTTTGGAAATTGAAATATCCCCAACATGTTCAGCCTCAAACGTCTCAGTCGGTTCCTCTTTCTGTCCCTTTAACCATCGGAGGATCTTAACAATAGTTCATTTGTGTTGTCGGTGTTTGACTTTGTCGCAACGTGTCACTGAGCAGCCGGAAAATGTgcattgtgtttcttttgcctTGAACAATCAGGCTCCTGCCTTTGATTGccaccttctccccccccccttcagtctGCTCTCTGCAGGGCTCTGTTCCAAAATCACATCATCAGTTACTAAAGAGCTTTTTGCTGGTTGGACCCCTGGGCTGTGGAGATCTGAGAGAACAGAGaaactcattttattttatttttatgtttctgatttaaataaagttactgttattattattattattgaggcACAAGGTTGACATTGTGTGGTAGGAGCCACAAAATGTTACTCTATTTAATATAGCTTTACTATTGCTATGGATCACATATATCCATCTATagctgtacgtgtgtgtggatATATATTTGCACATCTGTAATATAATTagctgttcatttgtttgtctgaaagattatgggggaaaaaaataatgcTCAACATATTTCCACTAAACCAGGTAGAAGAATGAGATATTGGGTCTTAGTAATCTCCAATAGGGGGACAAGTGTGTTcgatgtggtgcagcttgattaaatgGAAGGGGACTGCTCTCTGCTGAGTGTCATCATTACACTAAACtggagatgtttgtgtgtctgtgtgtagatggTGGGTCGGGGAGTGGCAGAAGTGCTCAGCCAGCTGTGGGAGCTCTGGCCTGGCTAAAAGGAGCGTGCTCTGCATCCAGGCCGTGAgcgtggaggagcaggaagcccTGCAGCCCAGTGACTGTGAGCACATGTCCAAACCTGAGTCTCTGTCCTCCTGCAACACAGACATCCCCTGCCCTGCCGACTGGACCGCTGGCAGCTGGTCAAAGGTGAGTCTGGGTCCTTGAAGGGTCCGGTTTGTTAGCAGCCGTGTGGTGTTTCATTAAGGAGGAAAATGTCACCAGGATCATTCTGTGAAAGGGTCTCATCTTCTAGTTATAGTTGTATTATGAACTTAGATGacttcaaaatgaaaaatcctagaaatgtgcaactgtgactcacacacacacacacacacacacacaccatgttgtTTTGTTCTGCAGCTCTCTTCTGTCCTTCAGGGATGTGAACACAACGGTAACTAACCTGAAGGAACTTCTTTTCTTATCCGTCTCTGCTCTCAACACATCGgcacagaaataaatgaatgacctTCTAACACACTTAGTTGCACAAcccaggagtgtgtgtgaacactTTGGTACCACTTCACCAGGTTTTTCTCAAAGTGTTTCAAAGAGAGAAATTCTGAAGTGTATTTCAAGCATCTGCAGCATGACACCTCCCAATGAAGGTGTGATCTCTCCgactctgcctgtctgtctcattaTTTCCAACCACGGTTCGAGGGAACCTAATTTCAGTCAGTCCACCACTTTGCCTCAGGCTGAAATTTCCAAACAACTGTTGGACCAATCAACAACACATTATAGACGTCCTCCAGCCACACAGGATTCGTTCTGTTGTTTCCCCATTCCCTGACTTTTCCTCAGGTAACCACCAGCAAGTACATTCCGGTACCATTCAATTAGTGTCACACGGCTATGTCCCTGGGCAGGATGAACTGAAATGACTTGATGATTCTTCAGGTCACACCTTCAATCTCAGGATGAAATGAGCTCGCAGCCTCGGTGTGAGCTAATTTTCATTTTCGGTATGTTCTGGTATTGATTGACTGCCGCAGGATCTCACCTTCGCCTTCTGTTCTTTTCTAATTGGTTGTAAAGTTGTCGAGGCTCGTTCGGGAACTATAAACCGAAGAGTCTGTGCACTGCTGCCAGAGTTTTCACTTAGTCTGCATCACTCTTTTGACAGGACCTCCTTACGTTAAGATGTGTTATATAAatatacgtatatatatatatatatatatatatatatatatatatatatatatatatatatatatatagaaattgTAAGAAGAaagtttcatttcttttattgttttacttttaaaatatacttttaaaATAGGACATAACCAGTTAGGAGAATCGCTGGAGTTCTACTCTCTGGAACAAATATCTTGATCGGCATTTCTTGAGAAACTATGAAATCTATTTTAGCAGCACGCAGATGTAACATCGCACAAACCACCAAACCTTTTCTACTTATCAAAAAAGCCCATTTCCTTCAGGTCTATGTTGTTCTTTCCTAGGAAAAGAAGCTGTTTCTCAAAATCCTGACATTAACTGTATCATGACTGATGAgtcaaaaagtaaaagtattacaTTATTTGTATAACCTGTACTTAAGAATATTTTACGATACTTCACATTCATCAATCAAACGTAGGCGTCAGTCTGATCTTCTGATATATAATAACACGTAGCcttaaattatgactttattctggaAATCCAtccaatattttcttttgtcccCTTCATGGAATATTGTCTGAATTGTAATTTCCGACACACTGATAACCAAACTTTTAATCCTGTAGAAATACCAAAGTCCCTCCTGAGATAATGAGCAttgttctctctcctctctcctgcagtgCTCACTGACTTGTGGAGCTGGAGTTCGTCGGCGGAACGTCACCTGCTCCAGAAACACCGGCGTCGACTGCGACCCCCAAAAGAAACCTGTGTCCGTCGGCCCCTGTAGCACTCAGGACTGTCCGCCGGTGGTGGATAACTTCGGAGGTCTCGACTGGTCGGGGAGCGGCTGGCCCAGCAGGGAGGTGCTCAACGAAATCAACTCCATACCCCAAGTTAAACCTCCGTCCAAACACAGCACCACCAGAGCCCAGCCGAGGACTCATAATGACCTCAACAACGCTGTGGAGGGAGATTTTCACTACCACAACAACATTGAGAATACAAATCACAAGCCTGTCCAAGTGGATGATTTCTACTATGACTATAACTTCATCAACTTCCATGAAGACTTGTCGGACGACTTTGGGGGCGATGGGAAAGACCCGGAGGACGGTCGCAGGTTGGATCCCCGACAGGAGGACACGTCAACCCGCAGCACGAATGAAAACCTCCCCAGTGAAAGGACGATAGCTCCCACGGCTGCTTCAGACGTTTTTACAGTCTCAAAGGCCACTTCCCACACAGTGAACGCTGAAGAGCCGCAGAGCACAAATGGGGACAATGTGAGGGACGGTGGGAACGAGTCTGCTTCAACGAATTCTGAAAATTTGGACGACTACTTCTCAGAGGATTATCTCCTGCCCGTGTCTGCTACTCGCTCTCCGCCCCCGTCTACAACTCAGCGCTCACAGACgccaaaggagagagaggacgatGTGTGGTGGCCTGAAAACATGAGCTCAATGCCCAGTCTGGGATTCACTACAGAGGAGCCGACACAGGATGTGACACGGAGACAACACGTGGAGGAGAACGACAACAACTACGACTATTTCCCAGAGGAAGAAACTCACTCTGAGGATGTCACTGTGACTCCAAAacatcctgctcctgctcccagGCACCAAACCGTTGTTAGCACTACTGTGGCTTCAACAGTgagcagacaggaggaggagaaaggtgattattattatgacccGTACAGTTACAATGAGGAAAGAACTCCAGGTCCAGATATCTCTGCAGAATCAGACTATGAGGAGAATCCAGAACCTCCCACGCCAGAAACTATAATTCATGTTAAGACACAAGTCCAGCTGGATGAGGGCCCTTCAGAAACACCTCAAACAACCAGTCGACCAACATTGATTCCAGCGACCTTCCCATCGGAGGATCTGAACTCGGATCAGACTCATTTTAACGCGGTATATGCCACTAGTGAAGGAGAGTCCTGGGACTCTGACCTTGACCTCAGCACAACCTGGAGTCCTGCCCCTTCTCCCAGTCTGCACACCTCAGGTGACCGAGAGGCCTCCGATGACTCCACATCATTAACTGGTTCAAACATCAGACCTCCTACCGACCCGGAGGGAGCCACTCGACCTCCACCTGCTGGTTTCCTTCCAGCTGCGATGGAAGAGATACCGACACAACCTGCTTTCACTGGGACAACTGGAACCGACTCCACATCCCAACCTCCACCCTTTGATTTAGCTGATTTCGACTACAATGACATACTCGCCCCCCCGTTGGTGAGGAGCAGGGACCCTGGCTCTTCTCATCCCTTCCCAACGACCTCTGCAACGACCCCTGAActcacctcacctcctctgcaGCCACGTCTTCCAGTTCCGACATCCACCCGAACGTCAGCTGCCACGCCACCCACCACCGCTGCCCACTGGCTCGCCAGCAACTGGAGCGCTGTGAGTGAATCTGCACATTCTCCACATCCAGCTGTTTCTCACTGTTTATGTCACATCTGCTTTTTATCAGGCCAGCGCAGCCTCCAGTTTGGGTTCGTGCTCACATTTATCTGAAATCTATCAAACACAATCCGTCCAAGAGCTAATGTGATATCATGTCAGTGTTGGTGAAGATTCACTGGACTCTCACCCCTGATGTGTTGGACATAGGATTTAAAGAATTTGCatttacacacgcacacacacccacccacacacacacaaaatgtctcctCATGATTTGCATTGTTGTCACTGAGGCTTATTGAGCATCATGAAGAATAAGTGGCGTTACCGTTCTTCTGGTGATACAgtgctccaccagctgtggTCTCGGTGCGATCTGGAGGAGTTTGGCTTGTAGCACTGGCTCCGACTCCGACTGCGACCCGGCCAAGAGGCCCGCTCCGGCCCAGAGGTGCTACCTCCGCCCCTGCTCCATGTGGAAAGTTGGGGAATGGAGTAAGGTGAGAGTACGAccagaatgtttttttatgaTATGAGAATTTGCTTTACTGAAATCCTGTTTAAATAGCttttaaaatcagttttcaCAGAACACTGTCATCCAAAATTCATTCCAGCCTCTGATTCATATGTTTTCTGAtctgtttgctgtgtttcttttgtgtatgtttgtgatttgttgtaTTTCTATTCAAAACTTTTTAAACTTCATTGCCCATCTTGACCAGAGCTCCCTGACATGGAACTGTCCTGGTTAAACAAAGGATAAGTGAATGATAATTAAAAGAAGACTTGAGTCGGTCGGGTCAGAGGTCATCCAGGTGTAGTAAGTCAAAGGTCCTGAAAGTGCTTTTTAGCCTTGAAGACATAGTTGCTGCTCATCCATCACATGAAGCTGTCCTCagttctccagctcctcagacTCACTCGTACTGGACACTTACAAGCTCCAGTATTTAAAACTCCATTATTAACTGTCATCCATGTAATTTCCCAGTGCTCCGAGAACTGTGAAGGTGGCGTTAAATCCCGAGAGGTCCAGTGTTTTGACATGAGGGATCAGAGGCCCCTCCGACCTTTCCACTGCCGGGCCATGTCCTCCAGGCCTCAGACCCAAATACCCTGTGAGGTTCAGCCCTGTCTCAACTGGTACTCGTCCTCCTGGGGtcaggtgagcagcagcagcagtagttgTAGAAAGTTTTAGATTAGAATACACGTCTCCGGGAAACTGGGcttgtttgtgtcatttgagGATAATTCACCTCTCATCATCTATATGccattgtctctgtgtgtgtgtctgtttgtctgtgtgtgtgtgtgtgtgtgtgtgtgtgtgtgtgtgtgtgtgtgtgtgtgtgtgtgtgtgtgtgtgtgtgtgtgtgtgtgtgtgtgtgtgtgtgtgtgtgtgtgtgtgtgtgtgtgtgtgtgtgtgtgtgtgcgtgctcagTGCTCTGAAGTGTGCGGAGGAGGCGAGCAGCAGCGTATAGTCACATGTCCTGAAGAGGATCGATGTGACAGGGACCTTCAACCCAGCAACATCCAATCATGTAACAGCCAGCCGTGTGCTCAGTGGCTCACTGGATCATGGGGACAGGTACactacatacacacagacacacacacacactaatacacaccTAC is part of the Pleuronectes platessa chromosome 1, fPlePla1.1, whole genome shotgun sequence genome and harbors:
- the LOC128462204 gene encoding A disintegrin and metalloproteinase with thrombospondin motifs 7, with protein sequence MTRLECGRHALGRRVSPLLFFIAHLTLLQTCNTLGASPEAEGFLRDLPQYEVVRPTRVDARGHFLSNFLSHHARRVQRREASEGPADLDRVFYQLWHGGHSLNFNLTLNPHLLAPGFLTERRYGGLEGAQIRPARSSQCYYLGEVWDGASVKGNAAISTCDGLTGLFKVSDEEFFIQPLEESSKEEAAAPQAHAIYKRHAPPPSLPPLIQSISGNEALNGTCGFKNSHQSVEELERQRERWERRQQRKRRIRHRSVSKEKWVETLVVADPKMVEYHGSKAVESYVLAIMNIVAGLFRDASIGNAVNIAVVRLILLEQDEDELKITHHADNSLSSFCKWQKKLNMKEEHPLHHDVAVLITRRDICASANKPCETLGLSHVAGMCQPHRSCSISEDTGLPLAFTVSHELGHNFGIQHDGNGNDCEPIGKQPFVMSPQLLYGTSLPRWSRCSRQYITRFLDRGWGWCLDDAPVKDKLMVNPVLPGVLYSAAHQCRLQYGSGSRLCDDMDNVCSTLWCTVGTTCHSKLDGAADGTSCGEDKWCFGGECVPLGFSPERINGGWAAWSEWSACSRTCGAGVRGAERDCDNPVPKNRGKYCLGERRRYKVCNISPCAPDLPSFRSVQCAHFNSLPYKDKFYKWESVINRVNPCELHCRPLNEHFSEKMLDAVADGTPCFEGNKSRNMCVNGICKNLGCDYVIESGAVEDRCGVCHGNGSTCTTVKKTFEESEGLGYVDIGLIPEGAWDIRIEEVAEAGNFLALRSDNPNKYFLNGGWTIQWNGEYKAAGTVFTYVRTGHLENLTSPGPTMESLWIQLLFQETNPGIRYEYTLSQNASQDNDPVFYWKHGSWTECSVTCGTGVHGQIVHCVEKRTGIVEEQFCDPSTRPDDNRTSCNKELCPAIWWVGEWQKCSASCGSSGLAKRSVLCIQAVSVEEQEALQPSDCEHMSKPESLSSCNTDIPCPADWTAGSWSKCSLTCGAGVRRRNVTCSRNTGVDCDPQKKPVSVGPCSTQDCPPVVDNFGGLDWSGSGWPSREVLNEINSIPQVKPPSKHSTTRAQPRTHNDLNNAVEGDFHYHNNIENTNHKPVQVDDFYYDYNFINFHEDLSDDFGGDGKDPEDGRRLDPRQEDTSTRSTNENLPSERTIAPTAASDVFTVSKATSHTVNAEEPQSTNGDNVRDGGNESASTNSENLDDYFSEDYLLPVSATRSPPPSTTQRSQTPKEREDDVWWPENMSSMPSLGFTTEEPTQDVTRRQHVEENDNNYDYFPEEETHSEDVTVTPKHPAPAPRHQTVVSTTVASTVSRQEEEKGDYYYDPYSYNEERTPGPDISAESDYEENPEPPTPETIIHVKTQVQLDEGPSETPQTTSRPTLIPATFPSEDLNSDQTHFNAVYATSEGESWDSDLDLSTTWSPAPSPSLHTSGDREASDDSTSLTGSNIRPPTDPEGATRPPPAGFLPAAMEEIPTQPAFTGTTGTDSTSQPPPFDLADFDYNDILAPPLVRSRDPGSSHPFPTTSATTPELTSPPLQPRLPVPTSTRTSAATPPTTAAHWLASNWSACSTSCGLGAIWRSLACSTGSDSDCDPAKRPAPAQRCYLRPCSMWKVGEWSKCSENCEGGVKSREVQCFDMRDQRPLRPFHCRAMSSRPQTQIPCEVQPCLNWYSSSWGQCSEVCGGGEQQRIVTCPEEDRCDRDLQPSNIQSCNSQPCAQWLTGSWGQCSASCGGGVQHRLIECVDTKAEAEEEVDQARCDHEPQPESTHKCNLQECESAPSGAVCLRDRLTFRFCHTLRVLGRCHLSNVRAQCCKTCSQRSRPSGTTRR